TCTGGAAATAACTTATTCTTGTTAACAAAGTATTCTGGAGTTGATCCAGAGGTAAGCCAAGGGTTGAGCATTGGAAACTCTGCACCCGGTATTGATATCAGGAATACTTACTATAAGACTCGCGTATTTACTGCGGGTGTTAACTTAACATTTTAAATCATAAAGATAAATATTATGAAAATATTCAAAAATAAATCAATGAAAGTGCTCTCGATAAGCTTATTAGCTTTCGCAGGTGGATTTTCAGCTTGTACAGATCTAACAGAACCGATTTATGATGCGATTCCTGCTGATCAATTTTTACAAACTGATGCTCAAATAGCTGCAGCATTGGGACCTGCTTATTCAGGAATGAGAGGAATTACTTGGGATTGGTTTAACCCATCAGAAGCTTCTTCTGATGAATTAATCGTTCCAACACGTGGTGGTGACTGGTTTGATAATGGAGATTGGTTGGCTTATTCTCGTCACACATGGACACCAAATCACGGTCCTATTAATGGAATGTGGGGATTTATCTTTGGGCAGATTGCTCAAGTAAACAAATTGGTTCCTGTTGTAAGTAATAATAAGGCGGCTGTGGATGAACTTCGTGCAGTAAGAGCTTTTTATTACTTCATGGCTATAGACGCATTTGGGAATGTACCTATCTCAACAGAGTCATCTACTGATGCTGGAACAAAGACTAGAGCTGAGGTTTATGCATTTATTGAGAAAGAATTGACTGAGGCTATCCCAAGTTTACCTGCGGGAAAAGCTTATAGCCGTTTGAATCAAGATGCAGCTAGAATGCTATTGGCTAAATTGTATTTAAATGCAGGAGTTTATAAAGGTGCTCCTGAATGGCAGAAGGCGTATGACCAAATCAATTTGGTTATTAACTCTGCAAATGGATACTCTTTGTCTGCTAAAACATTAGATAACTTTATTGTTTCAAATGAAGGATCTTCAGAGGCGATTTTCAATATTCCTTACGATGCTTCTTTAGCTGGTGGATTGAACTTCCATATGAGAACATTACATTATGCTAACCAACAAACTTATGGTTTAGGAAACGCTCCATGGAATGGTTTCTGTACACTTGCAGATTTCTATAATTCTTTTGATAAAAATGATGCACGTTCTGAAATGTGGTTAGTTGGTCAGCAATATTCTGCTTCTGGTGCTGAATTAAAAGATGCAAAAGGTGCTCCTTTGGCTTTCGTTCCAGATTGGGAAAAAGATCAAATGACAGATGCTGATGCAGTGTATCAAGTTGCTGGTGCTCGTTCTCAGAAATATCAAATTCAAAGAAACAATCCTAACGGAGATCAGGATAACGACTACGTATTCTTCCGTTTGGCTGATGCACTTTTAATGAGAGCTGAAGCAGCACTTTGGTTGGGTAAAACAGGAGAAGCTTTGGCTGATGTAAATACTATTAGAGAGAGATCTTTAGTAGCTCCATTGACAGAAGTAACTGCTGAAGCAATTCTTGCCGAAAGAGGTCGTGAATTGGCTTGGGAAGGATGGAGACGTAATGATATGATTCGTTTCGGAACATTCACAAAAGAGAGAAAATTCATGAAGAATTTGGATAAAACAAGAGAATTGTTCCCTATTCCTCAGCCTCGTATCGATGCTAACCCATTGTTGAAGCAAAACCCTGGATACTAATTTTTAATCCATTGGATATGAATAAAGGCAGGACTGTATGGTTCTGCCTTTTTCTTTTTAAACTAGAGCTACAGCTATTAATTTTGTTAGTTGTAAATTTAGTAATCCGAACACGATGAAAAACATTACCTGAATACAAGAAAGATACTTTAACCGATCATTTAAATGAAAAGAATTGCAGCAATATTGTTCTTTATGAGCTCGATTTTTTCCTGTAAGCAAGCTCAAGAAACTTTATTTGAAGAAATGCCATCTTCTTATACTGGAATAAATTTCGAAAACCGTAGTCTTGAAAAAGACGATTTCAATATATTCAATTATCGAAATTTTTATAATGGCGGTGGTGTGGCCATTGGAGATGTCAACAATGATGGACTCCCTGATGTTTTTGCAACTTCAAATTTTGAGGCGAATAAGCTCTATTTGAACAAGGGTGATTTCAAGTTTGAGGATATATCTGATAAGTCAGGCATATCTGAAACTAAATTTTGGTCCACGGGAGTAACATTTGCCGATGTTAACGGTGATGGTCTTATGGATATTTATGTGTGTAATTCTGGTAGTAGAGATCAAAGAGGCAATCAATTGTTCATTAATGAAGGAATAGATAATGGAGTGCCACATTTTAAAGAGATGGCAGCTGCTGCAGGTTTGCTTGATGGTGGGTACTCTACTCACGCTGCTTTTTTAGACTTTGATAAAGATGGAGACCTTGACATGTATTTGCTCAATAATAGCTTTACGCCTATAGACAAGCTAGGTTACCAGAATTTTAGAGAAATAAGAGATTCTAAAGGTGGAGATAAATTCTTTAGAAATGACAGCCCTTCCTCTACAGAAATTGTCTTTTCAGATGTGTCAGAAGAAGTAGGCATTTATGGAAGTTTGATTGGTTTTGGTTTAGGTATTACTATCGGAGACGTTAATAATGATAACTGGCCGGACATCTATATTTCCAACGACTTTTATGAAAGAGATTATTTATATATCAACCAAAGAAACGGCACATTTAAAGAAGACTTAGAAAATCAAATGCCACATACAAGTCTTAGCTCCATGGGGGCAGATATTGCAGATATAAACAATGATGGCAACTTGGATATTTTCGTCACAGATATGCTACCCGGTGATGATAGAAGATTGAAAACGACAAGTGTTTTCGAGGGGCATAACTTAGAAGCATTTAAAGTTAAGCAAGGTTTTTGGCATCAATATATGAGGAATAACCTGCAACTCAATAACGGAGATGGTACTTTTAGTGAGATAGGTCAACTCGCTGGCGTTGCAGCAACAGACTGGAGCTGGGGTGCTCTTATTTTTGATATGGACAATGATGGTTACAAAGATCTATTTGTGGCAAATGGAATTGCCAAAGATTTGACTGATCAAGATTTTGTAGAGTTTATGGGCGACGAGAATACCAAAAACTCAGTAAGAGAAAGCAATGATTTTAAGGCGAAAGAATTTATTGACAAAATATCTTCCAAAGCCATTCCGAATTATGCATTTATGAACCAAGGGAACTTGGAGTTTAAAAATAGAGCAAAAGAGCTTGGTTTAGAAGGACCTGGCTTTTCAAATGGTTCAGCTTACGGGGACCTTGATAATGATGGCGATCTCGATTTGATTGTGAACAATGTGAATGCACCACTTTCAGTATATAAAAATCGGAGTAATGAATTATTGAAGAATGCATTTTTAAAGGTAAATCTTGTTGGTGGTGATAAAAACAGAAATGGTATAGGTGCCAGAGTAAGCGTTTATCAAAAAGGTGAAATAAAGGTTTTGCAACAAATGCCTAATCGAGGCTTTCAGTCTTCATGCGATTTGCAACTGGTATTTGGACTAGGCGAAAATTCGATTATTGACTCTTTGGTTGTTTTATGGCCGAATGACAAAACTCAAACGATACTAAATCCTAAAAGCAATGAGACAATACTTTTGGAGCAGAAAAACGCAAACGGTACTTTTTATATTGAAAATATAGAACACAAGCCAAACTTTGAAGACATTACGACTAGCAGTTTAAGTTACCGCCATTTAGAAAGTAACTTTACAGATTTTGACCGTGACATATTATTAAAACAAAAACTCTCCACTCAGGGACCTGCTATGGCTGTAGGTGATGTGAATGGAGATGGCTTAGATGATGTTTATTTGGGTGGTGCAAGTGGGCAGCCCAAGAAGTTATTTATTCAACAACTATCGGGGAGGTTTGTCGAAATGCCACAACCTGATTTCAGTTTTGATAATACAACTGAAAATACGGATGCCTTGTTTTTTGATGCAGACAATGACAATGACTTAGATTTATATGTAGTAACAGGAAGTAATGAGTTCTTAGAAAATGCCCCAGAGCTTCATGATTTGTTATACCTCAATGATGGAAAAGGCAATATGAAAAGACAGCTTAATTTTCCGCAAATAAATGAAAACGGATCATGTGTTACAGCTGGGGATTTTGATAAAGATGGAGATTTAGACCTTTTTGTGGGTTCACGGATGATCCCAACTAAATATGGCTTAAATCCTCAAAGTAACCTGTATGTCAATGATGGTAAAGGAAATTTTAAAAACTACTCTAAGAGGTATTTTGAAGACATTGTAAACCTGGGTATGGTAACCGATGCAGAATGGTCGGATGTGAACAATGATGGTTTTATAGATTTAGTAATAAGTCAAGATTGGGGTGAAGTTTTAGTTTTTATCAACGATAAGGGTCAAAAGTTAGTCCCAGGTCCCCAAATTGAAAATTCTGAGGGCTTGTGGAGTTGTTTGAAACCAGTAGATATCGATAAAGATGGAGACATGGATTTTGTCGTGGGTAATATGGGATTAAACTCTAGGATAGTTGCTTCAAAATCCAATCCCGCTTATCTCTTAGTCAATGACTTTGATAAAAATGGTGTTTATGAGCAAATCATATCTTGCCAAACAGAAGATGGTGCTACATACCCGATGGTTTTGAAGGGGGAACTTCAGCGAGCATTACCTATGATCAAGCAGAAATATGTAAAATATGCTGATTATGCCAATAAAACAGTAGAGGACTTTTTCAGTAAAGAACAAATGGAAGGAGCGGTTAAAAAGAAAATTGTTTCTGCTGAGTCTGTTATGCTAATTAATGATGGAAAGGGAAATTTTTCAATAAAGGCCTTGCCGAAGGCAGCCCAATTTTCTAACCTAAATGCCATTGAAACTGGGGACTTCAACAATGACGGAAAAGTTGACCTTATTCTATTGGGAAACTTCTATGACAACTTACCTGAGTTCGGGCGGTTTGATGCCAATTATGGTCTTATGTTAGCTGGTGGGGGTAATGGGGAATTTAAGGTTAAGTCAAGTGCCGAATCTGGGTTAAGGGTAAGTGGCCAAGTAAGAAAAGTAAACAAAGCAAAGTCAATTGCTGGTAAGGAAATTCTTATTGTGGCAAAAAATAATGACAGCGTACAAGTTTTTAAATTTTAGTATTAATGAGTTTTAGAGTTAAATTAAGCCTTTTTATACTTACAATTTTCTTTTTCAATGGGTGTAAGTTCATGGGCAAAGAGGATGCACTATTTCAGAAAGTAAGTAGCGAAGAATCGGGTGTAGATTTTATAAACCAAATAAGGGAAACTAAAGATTTCAATATTTTGGATTACCTATACTTTTACAATGGTGGGGGGGTAAGTGCTGGAGATATCAACAATGACGGACTCACCGACCTCTTTTTTGTCTCGAACCAAGGAAAAAATACTCTTTACCTTAATAATGGGGTAAAAGAAGGTAAGCCTACGTTTGTAGATATTTCTGAAAAAGCAGGAATACAAGGTTACTCCGATTGGAAAACTGGTGTCACAATGGCTGATGTCAATGCTGATGGCTTTCTTGATATCTATATATGTGCAGTTGGAAATTACAAAGGTTTGGAAGGCAGCAATGAGCTTTATATCAATAACGGTGATCTTACATTTACCGAAAAAGCCGCTGATTATGGATTGGACTTTACTGGGTTTTCTACACAAGCTGCATTTTTTGATTACGACAAAGATGGAGACCTAGATTGCTACCTATTAAACCATGCTGTGCACAACTCAAAGTCTTATGATCGAGTGAATACACGAATGTTAAAAGATAATGAAGCAGGAGATTATTTATATAGAAATGAAGACGGCAAGTTTGTAGATGTGAGTGAACAAGCAGGTATTTATCAAGCTTCTATGGGTTATGGCTTAGGAATCTCAGTGGCAGATATTAATAATGATGGTTGGGATGATATTTATGTTAGTAATGATTTTCATGAAGATGACTACTATTATGTAAATCAAAAAGATGGAACATTTAAAGAAGAGGTAAAGGAGCATTTCAAGCACTTGAGTAGATTTTCCATGGGGAATGATATTGCCGATATTAATAATGACGGCTTTCAAGATATCATGACATTGGATATGTTTCCAGAAGATGAAACTGTAGAAAAGTCCTCGGTAGGGGAAGATCCATTGGACATTTACCTTTATAAATTACAATTTGGTTATTTTAATCAATATAGTAGAAACTGCCTCCAGCTAAATATGGGTGGTGAAAAATTCAGTGACATTGCTGCTTCGGCAAATGTGATGGCAACAGACTGGAGCTGGAGCACGCTCATGGCCGATTACGATAACGATGGAATCAAGGATATTTTTGTCAGTAATGGTATTTTGCGTCGTCCAAATGACTTAGATTATTTAAAATTTATAGTAGCGGATTCTTTACATTATAATTTACCAACTTCTCCAAAACTGGATCAAGAGGCCATAGATAAAATGCCTGACGGCAAGTGGCACAATTATCTTTATAAAGGAAATAAGGACTTGCGGTTTGAAGATAAGTCAGAGACTTGGGGATTTGAAGAAAAAGGAATTTCGAATGGTTCTGTATATGCTGACCTCGATAACGATGGAGACTTAGATCTAGTAACTAATAACCTCAATGAAAAGGCATCTATTTATTTAAATCAAAGTAGAGAAGTAAATAAGAATAACTATTTGAAAGTTAGGTTTAAAGGTGAAGGGAAAAACACCTTTGGAATAGGAACAAAGGTTATCATCAAAACTAGTGATGGTGAGCAATTGCAACAAATGATGCCAACAAGAGGGTTTCTAAGTTCAGTAGAGCCTTCCTTACTTTTCGGGATTGGTCAATTGAGCCAAATAGATACACTTTTTGTGATTTGGGAAAACGAAAAGATGCAAACCATTCTGCGACCTGAAATAAATACTACGGTAGTATTAGATCAAGAATTAGCCACTGAGTTAGTTAGCGATCATTTTTTTAGGGCGAAAGTAAAGCCACTTTTTGAAGACATTTCTAAAACAGTTTTCGTCTCTTACCAACATAAAGAAAATGTATATTTTGATTTTAATCGTGAGCATTTAATTCCATTCAAAGTATCTATAGAAGGGCCAAAGTTGGCTGTTGGAGATGTAAACGGGGATGGTCTTGAAGACTTTTATGTAGGTGGTGCAAAATATCAAATCGGAAATTTGCTTTTACAATCAAATGATGGTTTTACACAATCTGAGCAACCAATTTTTAAAGCCGATTCCATATTTGAAGATGTAGATGCTTTGTTTTTTGATGTAGATAATGACAATGATTTGGACTTATATGTAGTCTCCGGAGGGAATGAGTTTTACGATAAAATGACTCAGCAATTTGATAGGTTATACCTCAACGATGGTAAAGGAAATTTCACAAAAGGGAAACTGCCAGAAATGTATGACAACAAAAGTTGTGTACGAGCTTGTGATTTTGATAAAGATGGAGATATAGATTTGTTTGTAGGAGGTAGAGTGGTTGCTTATCAATATGGAAAGTCTCCAAAGTCTTACCTTCTCGAAAATAAAGGGAAAGGTATTTTTATAGATGTAACTGAAGAAAAAGCACCTCAGCTTAGAGGAGCTGGTATGGTTACCGACGCCATTTGGGCAGATATTGATGGCGATGGATTGGAGGATTTAACAATTGCTGGTGACTGGATGGCAATAAAGACCTTTAAAAATGCTAAAAATAAGTTGATTCTCAGCGATAATGGGATCGGAGAATTTACTGGTTTTTGGAATGGAATGTGTGCTGGTGACTTCGACAAAGACGGTGACATTGACCTTATGGTTGGTAATTTAGGAACCAATTCAAAGTTTAGGAAAGAAAATGGTGGAATGCTTAAAATGTGGATCAAGGATATTGATGGCAATGATAGTAAAGACCAGGTAATAGCTTACAATAGGGGCAAGAAATGGTATCCTGCCAACTCAAAAGATGAAATGGGCAAACAAATGCCGGGTGTCATTAACAAGAATTTTGTAGAGTACAAGGATTTTGCGGGCAAAACAATTGAGGAGATTTTCAAAAACAATGAGCTAGATGATGCAGAGGAAAGGCTTGTAAATACTTACGAATCCATGTACTTGGAGAATAATGGAAAAGGTGTTTTTGAACCGAAGGAGTTACCAAGTTTAGCACAAGTTTCTAAAATTATGGTCCTTCGTACTGAAGATGTCAATAACGACGGAAATCTCGACGTGCTTGTGGGAGGTAATTTTGACGGTGCAAGTTTATATCAAGCTCGCTATGATAGTTTCTTTGGGTTGATACTTATGGGAGATGGCAAAGGTGGCTTTAAGGCTTCTGTTCCTACTGATAATGCTATGTTGCTGAAAGGCGATGTGAGAGATATTAAAACCTTAGAGCTTAAGTCAGGCAAAATCTATATAGTAGCTAGAAACAATGATAGCCTTCAGTTTTTCAAAAAAATAGAATAATGAAATTTAGAGCTATCGTCCTTTTGGCATTTTCTATTACCCTCAGTTTAGAAGTAATACTTCTTGGGTGTACAAATAGAGAGGGGGAGGAATTGGCCAAAAGCTATTGTAGCAGCTGCCACCTTTTTCCAGAGCCAAGTTTACTTCCAAAAAATGTTTGGCAATTGAGTACACTTCCATATATGGGAATCTTGATGGGCCTCGATAGAGAAATATCAAACTTGCCAAAGGAGCTAAAGGACTACACGCTTTTAAAACCTAAAGACGCTCTGATTTCGCAAAAGGATTTTGAAAAAATAAAAGCTTATTACATTTCAAGTGCTCCTGAAAAATTGGAACATCCGCCTTATACCAAATTAGCGACTTTAGATAAGCTGTTCAAAATAGAAAAGCTTGAAGTGAAGTTAGATTCAAGTCAAATACCGAATTACACTGCAATTAGAATAGATGAAAAGTCGCAAAAGATAATTGCTGGAGATCAAGCTAATCGGGTAATTTGGATTACAGACTCAAAAGGTAAAGCAATAAAATCATTTAAAGACAAAGATGCTTTGGCCTATGTTGATATCACTCCCAATAATGACTATCTGCTTACCTATATTGGTTATACCACGCAAGCAAATCCATTGGTAAATGGGTCGGCAGAATGGTTAAAACTGAATGGAAGTTTAAGCAAAACCTTGACAGAGCTAAATAGACCCATTGAAATACTTTCACGAAACATAGACGAAGAACCAGATGAAGAGCTGATATGTAATGAGTTTGGTTTTAAAGAAGGTGGTTTAAGCGTATGGAAAAAAGATAAAACTGGGAAGTACGAAAAGAAAGTAATAAACCCTCAAACAGGGGCTACGAAGACCATAGTAAAGGATTTTAATAATGATGGGAAGCCAGATATTTTATCACTTTGTGCTCAAGGAGACGAAAGGATAATCTTGTATATAAATAAGGGAGGGCTTGTTTTTGAGGAAAAGCAGCTACTTCGCTTTCCTTCTATTTATGGTTCGAGCTCATTTGATATCGCTGATATAAATGATGATGGGGAATTTGATATTATTTACACTGCTGGGGATAATGCTGACTTTACGACAGTTTTGAAGCCCTATCATGGAGTGTATGTTTTCCTTAATAAAGGAAACTTTAAGTTTGAGCAATCACAATTTTTCGCTCAGAATGGTGCCACAAAAGTAATCTCAGGAGATTTTGACAATGATGGAGATGTGGACATGGTTTCAATAGCTCTATTTCCCGATGTTAATAATAGGGCAGAAGAAGGTTTTATTTATTTCGAAAACCAGAAAGGTAACTTTATCCAAAAAACGCTACCTATAAATCACTTAGGTCGCTGGGCTGTAATGGATGCAGGTGACCTAGACAATGATGGAGATATTGACTTAGTGTTAGGAAGTCACCCCGTGGCGAAATTTCCAGCTGGATTTGATCAGGCTTGGAAACAGGGGAGTGGGCTCGTAATCTTAAGAAATATGACAATCAAATAGTTTATGACTAACCCAAGATTCGTTTTACTTCTTATCATTACCTTTTTTGGTTTGTCAAAACCAACAGATCTAATGGCCCAAGCGAGCAATTTTTTTATTAAAGGCAAGGTAATAGCGATAACTGATAAAGAACCTATTGAGGGTGCATCCATATATTTCTCAGGAAGCAATTTTGCAACAATCAGTGATTCACTAGGGATGTTTTCAGCTTCTCTACAAAGTAAAGTTTTCAAAATCACTGTTAGGTCAGTGGATAACAAGCTGAAAATTGTAAGTATAGATTTGGACCAAAGCACCGAAATAATCATTGAATTAGAAAAAAAAGAAAAGCTGCTTGACGAAGTAGTAATTACAGCAGAAAAGTCAGATGCCAATGTAAAACGTGCCATTATGGGTGTTGAGAAAATGAGTGGGAAAACACTCAAAAAACTTCCAACTCTCATGGGTGAAGCGGACGTCATAAGAAGTATCATGATGCTACCAGGTGTTTCTACAGTGGGAGAAGGAGCAGCAGGCTTTAATGTTAGGGGTGGAAACGTAGACCAAAACCTAGTGCTACTTGACGGAATTCCGCTTTACAACACTTCTCATTTGTTTGGTTTCTTTACCAGTTTCAATGCAGATATGGTGCAGGATATTAGCTTGTACAAAGGTGGCATTCCTTCTAGGTTTGGAGGTCGTACTTCATCTGTTTTAGACGTACGACTAAAGTCGGGTAGTTTTGAAAAATGGCAGATTCAAGGTGGTTTGGGCCCCATTTCAAGTAAGATACTTTTAGAAGGTCCCATTTTTAAAGGAAAAACGTCAATCATTGTAGGTGCTAGAGGATCCATTTCGGATTTTTATCTCAAATATTTCGATAATCCAGCATTAAAGAAAAGTAAGGCTAATTTTTATGATCTAAATGCCAAAGTCACTCAAAATTTAGGTAAAAGTCAGCAGTTATCCATTGGGGTATATGCTAGCCATGACGCTTTTAAGTTAGGACAGGATACCTTGTATTATTGGGATACCCAAAGTGTTTATTTGAAACATAATGCACTATTGAAAAATGGTATTTCTCACAATTTCACTGCTTTGCAAAGCAACTATAAATATGGGATTGCTGGTTTAAAGTCAGGCTATGAGTACAATTGGAGGCCATCAATTATTCAAAAATCATTTAAAGAAGAGCTCAATATTTCCTTAAAAGAAAATAGGTTTATAGACTTTGGTCTTGAAGTTAATTTTTATGCCAATGATGCAGGAACTTTAAGCCCTGATGCATCAGCATCAATAATTCAGACCTATGAGATGCCCATTGAGCAAAGTAGAGATTTTGCCGGATATATTGGGGTGTCACAAAAGGTTGGCAAAAAGCTAAATGTAGACGCAGGCTTGCGATATGTTGTGTATCAGCTTGTAGGACCGAGCGATAGGTATAGTTACTTAAGTGACACACCTAGAAGTGAAGAAACGATAAAGGATACCTTGAGCTATGCTAAAAACGAAGTGATTCAAACTTACAACGGATTTGAGCCTAGGCTGTCTTTATCAATGCAATTGGAT
This portion of the Spirosomataceae bacterium TFI 002 genome encodes:
- a CDS encoding TonB-dependent Receptor Plug Domain, producing MAQASNFFIKGKVIAITDKEPIEGASIYFSGSNFATISDSLGMFSASLQSKVFKITVRSVDNKLKIVSIDLDQSTEIIIELEKKEKLLDEVVITAEKSDANVKRAIMGVEKMSGKTLKKLPTLMGEADVIRSIMMLPGVSTVGEGAAGFNVRGGNVDQNLVLLDGIPLYNTSHLFGFFTSFNADMVQDISLYKGGIPSRFGGRTSSVLDVRLKSGSFEKWQIQGGLGPISSKILLEGPIFKGKTSIIVGARGSISDFYLKYFDNPALKKSKANFYDLNAKVTQNLGKSQQLSIGVYASHDAFKLGQDTLYYWDTQSVYLKHNALLKNGISHNFTALQSNYKYGIAGLKSGYEYNWRPSIIQKSFKEELNISLKENRFIDFGLEVNFYANDAGTLSPDASASIIQTYEMPIEQSRDFAGYIGVSQKVGKKLNVDAGLRYVVYQLVGPSDRYSYLSDTPRSEETIKDTLSYAKNEVIQTYNGFEPRLSLSMQLDSGFAVKFGYNRMQQFMHLLSNTMAISPADIWKNSNEQLPQQIVDQFSVGFFKNLGGNMYETSVEVYYKKLQNVIDYVDGASLYLNPTVETQLLVGNGKAYGAEFFVKKVRGINLTGWLSYTYARSFRTISATNEQIGANFGIQFPSNFDSPHNFKVVLNDRLNKRITFNANFTYNTGRPITFPNGRYKLYAYNDVFNYLESSGLIPRDGYDVASYDFRGQTIKFVQRSTVTEILDGYSVPSFTLRNAERIPDYIRLDIGFTLDPKPNSKFNSSWNFSIYNVLGRQNTYSIYFRSATGLRNQARTFKLSVLAAAIPSLTYNFKF
- a CDS encoding Repeat domain-containing protein; the protein is MSFRVKLSLFILTIFFFNGCKFMGKEDALFQKVSSEESGVDFINQIRETKDFNILDYLYFYNGGGVSAGDINNDGLTDLFFVSNQGKNTLYLNNGVKEGKPTFVDISEKAGIQGYSDWKTGVTMADVNADGFLDIYICAVGNYKGLEGSNELYINNGDLTFTEKAADYGLDFTGFSTQAAFFDYDKDGDLDCYLLNHAVHNSKSYDRVNTRMLKDNEAGDYLYRNEDGKFVDVSEQAGIYQASMGYGLGISVADINNDGWDDIYVSNDFHEDDYYYVNQKDGTFKEEVKEHFKHLSRFSMGNDIADINNDGFQDIMTLDMFPEDETVEKSSVGEDPLDIYLYKLQFGYFNQYSRNCLQLNMGGEKFSDIAASANVMATDWSWSTLMADYDNDGIKDIFVSNGILRRPNDLDYLKFIVADSLHYNLPTSPKLDQEAIDKMPDGKWHNYLYKGNKDLRFEDKSETWGFEEKGISNGSVYADLDNDGDLDLVTNNLNEKASIYLNQSREVNKNNYLKVRFKGEGKNTFGIGTKVIIKTSDGEQLQQMMPTRGFLSSVEPSLLFGIGQLSQIDTLFVIWENEKMQTILRPEINTTVVLDQELATELVSDHFFRAKVKPLFEDISKTVFVSYQHKENVYFDFNREHLIPFKVSIEGPKLAVGDVNGDGLEDFYVGGAKYQIGNLLLQSNDGFTQSEQPIFKADSIFEDVDALFFDVDNDNDLDLYVVSGGNEFYDKMTQQFDRLYLNDGKGNFTKGKLPEMYDNKSCVRACDFDKDGDIDLFVGGRVVAYQYGKSPKSYLLENKGKGIFIDVTEEKAPQLRGAGMVTDAIWADIDGDGLEDLTIAGDWMAIKTFKNAKNKLILSDNGIGEFTGFWNGMCAGDFDKDGDIDLMVGNLGTNSKFRKENGGMLKMWIKDIDGNDSKDQVIAYNRGKKWYPANSKDEMGKQMPGVINKNFVEYKDFAGKTIEEIFKNNELDDAEERLVNTYESMYLENNGKGVFEPKELPSLAQVSKIMVLRTEDVNNDGNLDVLVGGNFDGASLYQARYDSFFGLILMGDGKGGFKASVPTDNAMLLKGDVRDIKTLELKSGKIYIVARNNDSLQFFKKIE
- a CDS encoding Repeat domain-containing protein, which encodes MKRIAAILFFMSSIFSCKQAQETLFEEMPSSYTGINFENRSLEKDDFNIFNYRNFYNGGGVAIGDVNNDGLPDVFATSNFEANKLYLNKGDFKFEDISDKSGISETKFWSTGVTFADVNGDGLMDIYVCNSGSRDQRGNQLFINEGIDNGVPHFKEMAAAAGLLDGGYSTHAAFLDFDKDGDLDMYLLNNSFTPIDKLGYQNFREIRDSKGGDKFFRNDSPSSTEIVFSDVSEEVGIYGSLIGFGLGITIGDVNNDNWPDIYISNDFYERDYLYINQRNGTFKEDLENQMPHTSLSSMGADIADINNDGNLDIFVTDMLPGDDRRLKTTSVFEGHNLEAFKVKQGFWHQYMRNNLQLNNGDGTFSEIGQLAGVAATDWSWGALIFDMDNDGYKDLFVANGIAKDLTDQDFVEFMGDENTKNSVRESNDFKAKEFIDKISSKAIPNYAFMNQGNLEFKNRAKELGLEGPGFSNGSAYGDLDNDGDLDLIVNNVNAPLSVYKNRSNELLKNAFLKVNLVGGDKNRNGIGARVSVYQKGEIKVLQQMPNRGFQSSCDLQLVFGLGENSIIDSLVVLWPNDKTQTILNPKSNETILLEQKNANGTFYIENIEHKPNFEDITTSSLSYRHLESNFTDFDRDILLKQKLSTQGPAMAVGDVNGDGLDDVYLGGASGQPKKLFIQQLSGRFVEMPQPDFSFDNTTENTDALFFDADNDNDLDLYVVTGSNEFLENAPELHDLLYLNDGKGNMKRQLNFPQINENGSCVTAGDFDKDGDLDLFVGSRMIPTKYGLNPQSNLYVNDGKGNFKNYSKRYFEDIVNLGMVTDAEWSDVNNDGFIDLVISQDWGEVLVFINDKGQKLVPGPQIENSEGLWSCLKPVDIDKDGDMDFVVGNMGLNSRIVASKSNPAYLLVNDFDKNGVYEQIISCQTEDGATYPMVLKGELQRALPMIKQKYVKYADYANKTVEDFFSKEQMEGAVKKKIVSAESVMLINDGKGNFSIKALPKAAQFSNLNAIETGDFNNDGKVDLILLGNFYDNLPEFGRFDANYGLMLAGGGNGEFKVKSSAESGLRVSGQVRKVNKAKSIAGKEILIVAKNNDSVQVFKF
- a CDS encoding Starch-binding associating with outer membrane; this translates as MKVLSISLLAFAGGFSACTDLTEPIYDAIPADQFLQTDAQIAAALGPAYSGMRGITWDWFNPSEASSDELIVPTRGGDWFDNGDWLAYSRHTWTPNHGPINGMWGFIFGQIAQVNKLVPVVSNNKAAVDELRAVRAFYYFMAIDAFGNVPISTESSTDAGTKTRAEVYAFIEKELTEAIPSLPAGKAYSRLNQDAARMLLAKLYLNAGVYKGAPEWQKAYDQINLVINSANGYSLSAKTLDNFIVSNEGSSEAIFNIPYDASLAGGLNFHMRTLHYANQQTYGLGNAPWNGFCTLADFYNSFDKNDARSEMWLVGQQYSASGAELKDAKGAPLAFVPDWEKDQMTDADAVYQVAGARSQKYQIQRNNPNGDQDNDYVFFRLADALLMRAEAALWLGKTGEALADVNTIRERSLVAPLTEVTAEAILAERGRELAWEGWRRNDMIRFGTFTKERKFMKNLDKTRELFPIPQPRIDANPLLKQNPGY
- a CDS encoding Repeat domain-containing protein, which encodes MKFRAIVLLAFSITLSLEVILLGCTNREGEELAKSYCSSCHLFPEPSLLPKNVWQLSTLPYMGILMGLDREISNLPKELKDYTLLKPKDALISQKDFEKIKAYYISSAPEKLEHPPYTKLATLDKLFKIEKLEVKLDSSQIPNYTAIRIDEKSQKIIAGDQANRVIWITDSKGKAIKSFKDKDALAYVDITPNNDYLLTYIGYTTQANPLVNGSAEWLKLNGSLSKTLTELNRPIEILSRNIDEEPDEELICNEFGFKEGGLSVWKKDKTGKYEKKVINPQTGATKTIVKDFNNDGKPDILSLCAQGDERIILYINKGGLVFEEKQLLRFPSIYGSSSFDIADINDDGEFDIIYTAGDNADFTTVLKPYHGVYVFLNKGNFKFEQSQFFAQNGATKVISGDFDNDGDVDMVSIALFPDVNNRAEEGFIYFENQKGNFIQKTLPINHLGRWAVMDAGDLDNDGDIDLVLGSHPVAKFPAGFDQAWKQGSGLVILRNMTIK